atcactggctaaatggacatgaatttgagcaaactccagaagactgtgaaggacaggggatcctggtatgctgcagtccatgggtcacaaagagctggacataacttagtgactgaacaacaacatggattTTGTGTGTAACTATATACTAGTCTGATTATTATTATGTGGAATGTTTATGtgtaagagaaagagagactaaGCAAAAGAGAGTCAGAGGTTAAGAGAGCAACTCAACTAATCTTtatgttaaaaatcattaaatgttctgaaaaacttTTTAATGTCACTTTATTCCTCCTTGCTGGAAAAACCACTtatgggtttttcttttcttttctcttcaactCATTTTTGTACACCCTTCATTGTATGGTCAGGAATATTAAATCTTGCGTGAGACAgtgtacaaataataaaaaacatttaGGGAACTCACATTTTAAACCCTCCAGAATCATTTACTCAGATTAGCTTTGCTCTAATGGTATCCTATTAAAAATTATTGTCCAACAACTCcctgaaatagaaattaagaaaacaatctcatatacatttgcatcaaaaagaataaaatacctagaaatgaaTTTAACCAATGAAGTAAGAAACTagaacactgaaaactataagaaacagatgaaagaaaCTTAAGAACACactaataaatggaaatatattccaCACTCATGGTTGAATGAGTTAATATAAATGTCCATATTACCCAAaacaatatacagattcaatgaatTTCCTGTTAAATCCCAATGGCAttaattttaaatctttcttgttgttgtttagtcactaagttgtgtccatttctttagcaatcccatggactgtagcttgccagactcctctgcccatgaaactttcttggcaagaatactgggggaaCTACAAAAGTTcctgaataaacagaaaattcttAAGAAAGAAGACCAAATCCAGAGGCATCATGTTCCTTGGTTTCAAACTATCCTACGTAAGACACATGTGctcccatgggtgattcatgtagatgtatggcaaaaaaaaaaaaaaaaaaaccacaatattgtaaaagaaattatcctccaattaaaacaaataaattatttttttaataaaagaagtgGTAGTaaacaaaacagtgtggtaccAGCATAAAAACAGACAGATCAATGAATCAAAACAGAGAGCCCAGATATAAACCCATCCACATACAGTTGATTGTTGATTAATTTATGGCAAAGCATGTGGTTGTTTCACACTAAATAATTCTCACAAACACACAGGATTATGAGAGACAGTGCAGGTAGAGCTTGCAGAGAAGCAACTCCCCAAGAAAATGCTGAGTGCGTATTTATTGGTAACTTATCTTGCAATCTTTAACTAAGAGCAGTTAAAACAAGACAGAGACCAGAACACTGGAATTAAGGAGGCTTCCTCCAAGAGGTCCAGAGGTAATTACATGAGAGTGGTAAAGAAAAATCTTTGAAGATGAGGGGGTTTGCCCTGTGTTCAGAACAGCATCTAACTAACGCTGACTCATCAGCCAGAATTTATAGCTTAAGGACAGGGGGAAAGAGCAAGCAAGGAAGAGAGAATGAATAAGATTAAATTCCAGGAGACATTTCTGAGAAAGCAGTAAAACATGGTTAGCacaaaaggaagcaagaataatgtgggaaaaaaacaatcttttcaataaatgactTTGTAAAAATTGAAAAGCTACATACAAAAGATtgaaactggaccactatctgacaccatacacacaattaactcaaaatgaatttaaGACTCCAATGCAAGATCAAAAAACTTCCAGAAGAAACAGTAAAGTGTAAGCTCCTTGGAATCACTCTTTGTGATAGGTTTTTTGTATCTAACCTGAAAAGCAAtggcaagaaaagcaaaaattaaccgAGTCTACATCAAACAAAGAAACTTCTTCATAGTGAAGAAAatcatgaacaaaataaaaagacaacctagaGAATGGGAAAAGACACTTACAAATCATATAGGCAAAAATTTATCAAaacaatatccaaaatatacaccccaatattaaaacaacaaaaagctaaCTGAAAACAGGTAGAAGTtccaaataaacaattttttgaaGAAGACACTCACATGGCccacaggtacatgaaaagctgttcaacatggctaattattagagaaatgcaaatcaaaattttaaaaagtcacttacaCATGTCAGAGTGGTtaatatcaaaaagacaagaaataacaagtgttggtaagaatgtggagaaaagaacaTTTTCATGAGTCATAGGAATGAAAATTGGGGGAGACACTATGGAAAATAACATGTAGTTTCctccaaaagattaaaaatagaactatcatatgattgaGCCATTCCAATTTTTGATATTTATCTGGAGATGACAAAAACACTAGCTCAAAAAGATTGTACAGCTATATGTTCATTGtggcattacttacaatagcctagatatggaaacagcctaattgtccattgatggatgaatggataaaaatgtggtATTATACACACAATGCAATTCTactcaacaaaagaaaagaatgaaatcttgtcatttgcaacaacatagctggaccttgaggatattatgctaaggaAATAAGTCATACAGATGAAGACATATATAATTTCTCTATATATGgacactttatttaaaaaagaactgaacaaacaaaacacaatttATAGAGAAAAGATTAGTGTTTTCCAGAAGGAAGGAGAGTTGAAAAGTGTCCAGATATAAAATAAGTTACTCACGGGGgtataatgtacagcatagggaatatacTCAATAATATTACATTGCAAATTTGCATATtactaagaaaagaaatattaaaagatctcattacaaaaaaaaattgtaacttttATATAATGAGCTACAATGACTAGATTTATCATGATCATTTCAAAATGCATACAAATGTCAAATTATGTTTTACACCTGAAAATAATgtaatgtatgtcaattatacttcaattttaaaaattatgacaatAAAAGCATGTTAGAAAGGAATATAAATGAATAGCACAAAATTAATTTCCAGGATGTTGGGAAATCAAgtgagtttattttaaaacaaatccagCAATAGAGGAGGTTTACCAACTTCAATTCAATAGGTAACTAATTGTACATAAGGAGTATTCCCATGGAGAACTCTGTCCCAAGGAACTTTGTCTACTAACTCATCTGGGATAACCATAAATGGGCCTATTTGAAAATAATGCCCAAGAGTctgagaaatataataaaattgcaCACCCACAAGGCACTCTTGATACTATCTACTAAGTTCTTCCTAATCTGGGTTTTTTCTTTGTGGTAGCATTTTATCAAATGGCTAACTCACACTTCTGAAGATAATTCTTATGTACTCAACTGCATACTCTAGTTTCTCTATCTTTCTCTGAAAATTTGACAAATTCAAGTGTGTTTCTTCACACTTCCTTTTTCTTAAGAGATATTTATCTAAATAAGGGTaagtaaaaatacttttttaaaagctatCCATTCTTGGGGAAGGTTGGAATGTGTGTATGTCATAACACCACATATTTGAAGGAAAATCTGAAAGTATTTTATTTCTGGGAGACTTCTTTAAACATTGGGAATAACTAGCTTGGTGCCTACAGAAAGTAACTAGAGTTTTCTTTGTAAGTCAACTAAGTCTCTCACTTGAACCTACCTTAAAAACATGTAAATTTTAATAAACACTATATCTGACAGATATTAAATACCTGAATGAAGTATGTAACTTTCATTCAATCATGTGAACATTTTTAATATGTAGTAAAATTCTGATGGATTGATGTCCACATGTTTCATCTAGATTTTGAAATCAGataaaaagattttctttcttctctaatctTTTCCACAAAAAACTTTAAATCactgtaaatataaataaaacactgtataatgaaaattatttacaaaaagatACACTAGAATGAAAATGTTAGTAGAAACACAAATGATTTTAAATCTTCACAGATAAAGAGATCCCTATGTGGTCAAACAGTGATGGAAAAATCACTGGAAGtagattaaaaattttattaaaatgtcatgGTACTTGAGAGCTAAAAGCAATGAAATATCATGAGAATGAGAtgggaaagattaaaaatctaggatAGAATTATACAACTTAAATACACATCTTTGGAAACTTGAAATCTGAATTTATACTCTATCTCACTACCTGATTGAAGGAATTGATTGCTTTTTGATATTTAGAACCTCCCTAGTTATTAGCAAACAATTGGGATAGATGAATAACAATATCTTAAAATATGGATACTAAAATCCCCTTTGTCAAAGGGTTTGGGATTGGTACTAAATGATTTAATGGGTGTAAAATGCTTCCTGTAGTGTTTGACATAAGGGCTCATTCAGGATTAGTtggaattattattttattattatattacacACATCTGACCTAGGGGTAGTGTGGAATCAAAGGGTCATATAGTGACATCTTCACCCTGAGTAACTTTATGTGACACTTCCCAGGATGGCTTTGAGCATTTAATGAAATAGAGAATGTGAAAACTGTGCTTTGCAACCCGACAAATGTAATCTATTGCCCCTAAACCAATAAGCCTCTGATCctaaactggattaaagattttccTCCTGGTCCACTTCCCTGGACATTAAGATTGAATTTGTAGCTACAAAGAATTAAGTAAATCATTGATAACTGCCTAAATTCTTATATGCAAACAGGATAAGTCCACtcaatcgggattgggaatacatgtaaatccatggctgattcatatcaatgtatgacaaaacccactggaaaaaaaaataataataataataaaaataaaagaaaaaaaaatccaaaaaaaaaaaaagaaataaaaaaaaaaagaaaaattcctatgagatagataaataaaatttaacatgaAAAATCAATAGCTCAGTTTAAACGAAGTAGTTATACAAGAAAATTTACACTGCAAACAAAATTTTGAATAAAGGAAAACATATGTCGTAGTTAAACTCTCTTAGTTTATGCTTCACAAAACTGAcaggaaaatgtttaaatttcttgCTCAATTCTAAATTACAAAGATGGATTTGAATAAAACCTACCTTGTCAGTTCCTAAGACAATGATGTAACTCTTCAACTATAATAATATACTTGTATCTGAACAAGGCTACCTTGATGATGCTTAAGTGCAGGGTTTTAACCATGTCCTTCTTGGGCTACAGCTACCCTAACACTTTTAGTCTTAATGTTTCAGTAATATCTTGCAGCAGTGATTCTGAAAAAGACCCATTTGATTCCTAGTTCCCATGCCACATTTACTGTACTAGGCACCTGAAGATAGGAACAAATAAACCTCATTTTAACTGTCTCCTCATCTGATATGTACACAAGCAAAGTATAAAAAGCATTATTTTGGAGTATCCAAAACAGAGTCACTTCTATTTgacatttaatcctcaccataGCCCAAGGACATAGTTATTGTCATCtttatcattttgttgttgttgagtctctaagtcatgtccaactcttttccaaccccatggactgaagcccaccaagctcttctgtccatgggatttcccaggaaagaatactggagtgggttgctgtttccttctccaggggatcttcctgacccagagactgaacccacgtctcctgcgttgcaggcagattctttaccactatgccactgAGAAGCCCCATCTttattatacataaaacagaattcAATTTCAAAAATGTTAGATTACTTAAAGTAGTTACCTTTATTTTGTAAACtcatgaaaagaaatttaaatcacATGGtgtcactttcttttcattatcttcctctctccctcccccacccagttACTATACCCAATCTTTTATGACTGGATGCCTAATTGCACACACTGCATAATTGTGTTTTGTCATTTCTCACAATATTTCTACCTTTCTTGCCATTTCCCTGCTATAGGTGAAACAAATTGAAGATAATGGAACTAATTAACAAAAGCCATCCCAACGAGTTTATTCTACTAGGCTTTACTGACCGTCCTTGGCTAGAGCCTCCTCTATTCATTATTCTGCTTATAACATACCCCATGGCCATGATGGGAAACATAGCCATCATTCTGGTGTCCAAATTAGAACCCCGTCTGCACAGccccatgtatttcttcctcaCCAACCTCTCCTTTCTGGACATGTGCTACACCACAAGCATTGTCCCTCAGATGCTCTTTAACCTGGGAACGTCTAAGAAGACTATCAGCTATATGGGGTGTGCAGTTCAGCTTTATTTCTTCCACATAATGGGGGGCACAGAATGTCTGCTTTTGGCTGTTATGTCTTTTGatcgctacgtggccatctgcaagcctctACACTACACCCTCATCATGAATCAGCGAGTCTGTATCTTATTAGTGGCCACCGTGTGGCTGAGTGGAATGACCTATGCTGTCTCAGAGGCCACTGTCACATTACAGTTGCCACTGTGTGGTCACAATACCCTGGACCACTTGCTGTGTGAGATTCCTGTTCTGATAAAGACTGCCTGTGGTGAAAAGGGTGCTAATGAGCTCACACTCTCTGTGGTATGTACTTTTATGTTAGCTGTACCGCTATGCTTAATTCTTATTTCCTATGCTTGCATTGGACATGCTGTATTTAAGATTAAATCttcagagggaaggaaaaaagccTTTGGGACATGTTCTTcccatctcattgtagttttcttattttatggCCCAGGTATCAGCATGTACCTTCAGCCCCCCTCCTCCATCTCAAGAGACCAGCCCAAGTTCATGGCTCTCTTCTATGGAGTGGTGACTCCTGCACTCAACCCTTTCATCTACACTCTGAGGAATAAGGATGTAAAGGGGGCACTGGGCAATCTGATGAGGAGCATTTTCATTTCCAAGTAATAGTTGGCAGAcatcaaatgaaattatttaatcatttaatacATTTATAGAGGTTTCTTTAATAACTCATTCTTGTCTCCTGTTTCACCAGATCATGTCAAATATTCTTGCAAAGAACATTATGTCTCTCATATTCTGTATGGTGTTAGGCAATGGTGATACTTGGCTAGTATGTACCAGtaatggctacagtccatgggatcataaagagttggacacaactgagcaactaagtacagcacagcattTGCACCTTGtttgtggaaaatataaaaaatagtttCATTCCATACTGAAATTATAACTTTTAAGtagcaaaaataaaagatactaaTAATGATATAAATTATAACATAAAAGCATTAGTTCAAGCTAATCTTGATGACAACCATCAGTGGACTTCCTATGACCATTTCACCTAAGAAACATTTTATCCTCTCCAAAAGATTGGCCAGAATAAGCAGGCAGCATGGTGCCATTGTGGATTCAGGGTGAGGCACTCTACACCTAGGCCAACCATTAATTAGTCTCATAAGTTTATCAACCTCCATTTATCTAGAtgctttgttgctttttttctttttttcttgttgtgtatgcttagtcatgtctgactttttgcgagtctatggactgtagaacaacacgctcctctgtccatgggattttctaggcaagaatactagagtgagttgccatttcctactccagggatcctcctgacccagggatcgaacccacctcccagtgtctcctgcattggcaggtggattctttaccaactgcaccacctgggaagccctatttagaTGTTACTAGTTAATTAAAAACATATTGTCTATTGTACAACACAAGAAAtatgccaatattttataataagtataaATAGAGTAtaccctttaaaaattgtgaatcactgtgttgaatacctataacttatataatattgtatatcaactatatctcaatatttcaaattaaaaaatactttatcacTCTTATTTAATAAAAGTGTGCAGTATTCTGTATTTTTAACTAAAGAATGtgtcattaaatattaaataaaatatatggacAAGACATGTGGATAAGTTTCTTAATGTTCCTTTTAAATGTCATAAGCATGAGGCTTCCACGTTAGTGAGAGAAAAATGTAATGATATTACTGTTGAACCACAATGTGAAAACATATTCATGCATAATGGTAACAGTCATGAATGCCTTTTGAAACTGCAAGAATcagtatgaaaaagaaataatttgtatttctagAATGAAAAACAACTTGATTACTTCAACTATATTAGTATATTTTTAATGCTTAGAATATGTATCATCAAATGTTGAAAGTGTTAAACTTAGTGCAAGGATCCACACTCAACAGAAAACTTTGTCAAAAAGTTACATTTCTGAAAGCAAATTAAAGATTTTATAGTTATCTGGTATTGAATGAATATGGTGAGAAATCAACATAATGTTGTATAGTGAAAAATTAACAGGTACGAACAAGAGTCATTTGGACTTGTCTGGAATGTCTTCTGATGTAATCAAGATTTATAGAAATTACTGGAGGAGAATTCATATGTTATCCTGAACAAGAATCAACTGCAAACCagatgcactttttaaaaatatttatattttacttatttatttagctgtgcttggtcttagttgtggcacacaggatatTTGATCCTCGTTGCAtaatgtaggatctagttccctgaccagagatcaaacctgggccccttgcattaagagtgtggagtcttagccacactGAACCCCAGacctatatttttaaatagagcagATCATCTGGTGCTTAGTCCAGTTCTTGAGACAAATAAACTTTGGTATGTTTAGTTTGGAAAAAGTTCTAAATAACTATAAAATTTGGCTGATGGGTGGCTGATTGCCAAAAAATGTTTCTaaggttcacacacacacacagcaatgaaaacaaaaattctgtGATATCAAATAACATCTCTGATCATTCTTATTAAAGATATATTTTGTCTAACAGTCTTACTTACATAAAAATGGTAGTTTTTAGAGTGAAGGGCAAAACCCAACAAGAGTTATGTTGAAAGCTTATAGAGCTGTTAAGACTGCTTCCTTAAATCATCTGCTACTTTCCAGGCCTATAAGATAACACATTTCAGAACTGTGAATGTCTTCCACACATTCAATAGTGCTAAAATATACCTTCAGGCATGGGATTCTTACCGTCTTTAAACTGCACAATCTCATGACACATAATCTAATCCAAAAACAGCAAGGAGCACAAGAAGTCTTGCAGAGGTAACGAATATTTTACTATATTGTTTGTGGAAAGAGTATCATGGGTACAGACACGTCTAAACTCACCACAATGTATCCTTAAATATATACAGCTTTTTGCATACTAAGTATACcttaataaatttctttaaaataaatgtgaatctggaacaaaggaaaaatactaaTCTAATTCCAAACAAAGAGGAAGAATTAAAGAGTTTTTCTAGGAACAGATGACAAAAAAATTGAATATTTAGTAGAAATATGTATGGATATATCACTGACTGAGGGAACTTCATAATCAAAAAATGTTTAAGAGCTCACAACTATTTTCTTTGCAGATCTagggaaaaaatcttaaaatttgtatggaaacacaacagACACCCAAGCAGCCAAAacagtcttaagaaagaaaagtggAGCTGGATGAATCTGGCTCCCTTACTTTAGactcttgcaggcagattcttactgtcagagccaccagggaagcccatagtataaagctatagtcatcaaaataatatggtactggcacaaagacggacatgtagatcaatggaacagaacagaaagtccagaaataagctCATGTAtctatgatcaattaatctacaacaaaggaggcaaaagtatacaatggagaaaagacagtctcttcaataagtggtgctaggaaaactggacagttacatgtaaaggaatgaaatcagaacattctctaacattatacacaaaaataaactcaaaatggattaaagacctaaaatctaaggccagatactataaaactcttagagaaaaacataggcagaacaccctttgacataaattacagcaatatTTTTAGGGGATCTATCTCCTagatcaatgaaaataaaaacagaaattaacaaatgggacctaattaaacttaaaaatcttttgcacagcaacagaaaccataaacagaatgaaaagacaactcacagaaggggagaaaatatttgcaaatgttatgACTGAGAAGAGATTAATCTTGTTCAATATCAAttcaatatcaaaagaaaaacccaataaaaaaaatggacagaagatttaaatagacatttctccaaagaagacaaacagatgaccAAAAgcacatgacaagatgctcaCCATACTAAACActagaaaaatggaaatcaaaactacaagtgatatcacctcacaccagtcagaatggtcatcatcaaaaagtctacaaacaataaatgctggagaatggtcatcatcaaaaagtctacaaacaataaatgctggagaatggtcatcatcaaaaagcctacaaacaataaatgctggagaagttgtggtgaaaagggaactctcctacactcttgggaatgcaaattggtacagacactgtggagaacagtatagaggttcattaaactaaaaagagaactacTTAATCattcagaaattccactcctgggcatataccctgctgctgctgctaagtcgcttcagtcgtgtccaactctgtgcgaccccatagacagcagcccaccaggctcctccgtccctgggattctccaggaaagaatactggagtgggttgccatttccttctccaatgcatgaatgcatgctaagtcgcttcagtcaggtccgactccatgcgaccctatggacagcagcccaccaggctcctctgtacacaggattctctaggcaagaatactggagtgggttgccatttccttctccctgagaAAGCCTTAATTCAAAGAGACtgatgtaccctaatgttcactgcagcactattaaatagccaagacatggaagcaacctaaatgtccatcaacagatgaatggataaagaagatgtggtacatatatataacagaattattcagccattaaaaaagaatgaaataatgccatttgcagcaatatggatggacctagagattatcatactaagtgaagtatgaCAGGAAAATACAAATGTATGACAAGTATCTtatgaaatcacttatatgtgcaatctaaaaaaattatgccaataaacttatctacaaaacagaaacagactcacaggctttaaaaaacaaagctatGGTGATCAAAGAAGAGAGGTGGGGAGgcgagggataaattaggaggttgggattaacatatgcacattgtgctgtgctgtgctgtgcttagtcgttcagtcatgttagactctttgcgaccccacgtattgtagcctgccaggcttctctgtccatgggaattctccaggaaagaatactggagtgggcttctatgcccacctccaggatttacacactactatgtataaagta
This genomic stretch from Dama dama isolate Ldn47 chromosome 7, ASM3311817v1, whole genome shotgun sequence harbors:
- the LOC133059129 gene encoding olfactory receptor 2B11-like, with the protein product MELINKSHPNEFILLGFTDRPWLEPPLFIILLITYPMAMMGNIAIILVSKLEPRLHSPMYFFLTNLSFLDMCYTTSIVPQMLFNLGTSKKTISYMGCAVQLYFFHIMGGTECLLLAVMSFDRYVAICKPLHYTLIMNQRVCILLVATVWLSGMTYAVSEATVTLQLPLCGHNTLDHLLCEIPVLIKTACGEKGANELTLSVVCTFMLAVPLCLILISYACIGHAVFKIKSSEGRKKAFGTCSSHLIVVFLFYGPGISMYLQPPSSISRDQPKFMALFYGVVTPALNPFIYTLRNKDVKGALGNLMRSIFISK